One Etheostoma cragini isolate CJK2018 chromosome 6, CSU_Ecrag_1.0, whole genome shotgun sequence DNA window includes the following coding sequences:
- the bola1 gene encoding bolA-like protein 1 has product MLPTVLRCVRPISTSLALSRSLSHFRPRMDPDPSRPIERSIRSKLTDTLKPDHLEVHNESHMHAVPPGSESHFRVLVVSSQFEGLPLIKRHRLVNEALKEELSSCVHALSIQAKTPEQWRSNPSLAKSPPCLGGSRGDHTVEEKLKAGRE; this is encoded by the coding sequence ATGCTGCCTACTGTCCTCCGCTGTGTTCGGCCCATCTCTACCAGTCTTGCCTTAAGCCGGTCTCTGTCCCACTTCAGACCACGCATGGACCCGGATCCAAGCCGGCCCATTGAGAGGTCAATCAGATCCAAACTGACTGACACACTCAAGCCGGACCATTTAGAGGTCCACAATGAAAGCCACATGCACGCTGTGCCCCCTGGCTCTGAATCCCATTTCCGTGTCCTGGTTGTGAGCTCTCAGTTTGAGGGTCTGCCATTGATAAAGCGCCACCGTCTGGTTAATGAGGCTTTGAAGGAGGAGTTGAGTAGCTGCGTTCATGCACTATCTATCCAGGCAAAGACTCCTGAGCAGTGGAGAAGTAACCCCTCCCTGGCTAAGAGTCCGCCTTGCCTGGGAGGCTCGAGGGGAGATCACACAGTGGAGGAGAAACTGAAGGCCGGGCGCGAGTAA